The following are encoded together in the Arcticibacterium luteifluviistationis genome:
- a CDS encoding RNA polymerase sigma-70 factor has protein sequence MFALAKPIIQNLQDTEQSYLLEIRKGNKSAFKLVFDTYYADLSRYAFSMLKRQEEAEDLVQQVFVNFWEKREQTIISGSLKSYLFRSVHNQSLNLIKHEKVKASYVQHSQFFDIKYQSDVEETLEGKELETQIAAAIETLPKQCQKIFVMNRMESLKYKEIAEQLDISIKTVENQIGKALKILRSSLAPYLVSLLLICLGL, from the coding sequence ATGTTTGCACTGGCTAAACCGATAATTCAAAACTTGCAGGATACCGAGCAATCATATCTTCTAGAAATACGAAAGGGAAACAAATCTGCCTTCAAACTGGTGTTTGACACTTATTATGCAGACTTATCTCGCTATGCTTTTTCTATGCTTAAAAGGCAGGAAGAAGCAGAAGACCTGGTACAGCAGGTATTTGTCAACTTTTGGGAGAAACGAGAGCAAACCATTATTTCAGGTTCGCTAAAATCATATCTATTTAGGTCTGTTCATAATCAAAGCCTCAATCTGATTAAGCATGAAAAGGTAAAAGCCAGCTATGTGCAGCATAGCCAGTTTTTTGACATCAAATATCAAAGTGATGTAGAAGAAACGCTGGAAGGTAAAGAGTTAGAAACTCAAATAGCTGCGGCTATTGAAACCTTACCAAAGCAGTGTCAAAAAATCTTTGTAATGAACAGGATGGAGTCATTGAAATATAAAGAGATAGCAGAGCAACTGGACATTTCTATCAAAACCGTGGAAAACCAGATTGGCAAAGCATTGAAAATACTTAGAAGTTCGCTAGCCCCTTATTTAGTGAGTCTTCTTTTAATTTGTTTAGGATTATGA
- a CDS encoding head GIN domain-containing protein → MKKIKLLTVLTTLVVFSKACVSIDFNDGVSPDNETEIFEMETFTDVDLGSAFDVVIIPSTEHKVTATGSSTNLNDLNVRVVNNTLKVSYYNRNIFRPISRNKMELLIEMPELREADVSGAATVFIEDFEYFTALELDVKGASKVTLDVEVGELDADISGASTLTLKSDVPVLKVDLSGASKLNAFDADSEEVYLELSGASKANVSVAEYLKVDASGASTVNYKGLPRIDQELSGASKVNKD, encoded by the coding sequence ATGAAAAAAATTAAGCTATTAACTGTATTGACCACTTTGGTGGTTTTCTCTAAGGCCTGTGTAAGTATCGATTTTAATGACGGTGTATCTCCAGATAACGAAACCGAGATTTTTGAAATGGAAACATTTACTGATGTGGATTTGGGCTCAGCCTTTGATGTAGTTATTATTCCTTCTACAGAGCATAAGGTTACTGCCACCGGTAGTTCCACTAATTTAAACGACCTGAATGTGAGGGTGGTGAATAATACCCTGAAGGTGAGTTATTATAATAGGAATATATTCAGGCCTATTAGTAGAAACAAAATGGAGCTTCTGATAGAAATGCCAGAATTAAGGGAGGCTGACGTTTCTGGTGCTGCTACAGTGTTTATTGAAGATTTTGAGTATTTCACTGCTTTAGAATTGGATGTGAAAGGAGCTTCTAAAGTGACTTTGGATGTAGAGGTGGGAGAGCTGGACGCTGATATTAGCGGAGCTTCTACACTTACTTTAAAAAGTGATGTTCCTGTACTTAAGGTTGACCTTTCAGGAGCGTCAAAATTAAATGCGTTTGATGCCGATTCGGAGGAGGTTTATTTAGAGTTATCTGGAGCCAGTAAAGCCAATGTTTCTGTGGCAGAGTACTTAAAAGTAGATGCTAGCGGAGCGAGTACGGTCAATTATAAAGGACTCCCAAGAATAGACCAAGAACTGTCTGGAGCCAGTAAAGTGAACAAGGACTAA